In the Hordeum vulgare subsp. vulgare chromosome 7H, MorexV3_pseudomolecules_assembly, whole genome shotgun sequence genome, one interval contains:
- the LOC123409381 gene encoding peroxidase 55-like translates to MEKRRRSVCAVAAVALVAAMLSLGEAAAYGGGGMSPDYYKTTCPQLEDIVLKEVTRKKNETIVTIPAVLRLFFHDCLVNGCDASVLIASRSADAEKNSPDDDSLAGDGYDTVNRVKAAVEQKCPGVVSCADILALAARDVVHLASGPYWTVELGRLDGLVSKASDVEGKLPDPDMHVKELTDIFYRSGLSQRDMVALSGAHTVGFAHCSRFTKRLYNYSSTVKLDPSFNPEYAKRLMEACPPDVGPTIAVNMDPFSPVVFDNIYYQNLKNGFGLFTSDQVLYAEGVSRKTVEEFAESEPRFFQAFVESMMKVGRLGVKTGNGGEIRRDCTAFNH, encoded by the exons atggagaaacggagaagAAGCGTGTGCGCCGTAGCGGCGGTGGCCCTGGTCGCCGCAATGCTGTCGCTGGGCGAGGCGGCGGCGTACGGCGGCGGCGGCATGTCGCCGGACTACTACAAGACGACGTGCCCGCAGCTGGAGGACATCGTGCTGAAGGAGGTGACCAGGAAGAAGAACGAGACGATCGTCACCATCCCGGCGGTGCTCCGGCTCTTCTTCCATGACTGCCTCGTCAAT GGCTGTGACGCTTCCGTCCTGATAGCCTCTCGATCGGCCGACGCCGAGAAGAACTCGCCCGACGACGactccctcgccggcgacggcTACGACACTGTCAACCGGGTGAAAGCGGCCGTCGAGCAGAAATGCCCCGGCGTGGTCTCCTGCGCCGACATCCTCGCCCTCGCCGCCAGAGACGTCGTGCACCTG GCGTCCGGCCCCTACTGGACCGTGGAGCTCGGCCGGCTCGACGGCCTCGTCTCCAAGGCCAGCGACGTCGAGGGCAAGCTGCCTGACCCGGACATGCACGTCAAGGAGCTCACCGACATCTTCTACCGCAGCGGCCTGTCCCAGCGCGACATGGTGGCGCTCTCCGGCGCCCACACCGTCGGGTTCGCGCACTGCAGCCGCTTCACCAAGCGGCTGTACAACTACAGCAGCACCGTGAAGCTCGACCCGTCCTTCAACCCGGAGTACGCGAAGCGGCTCATGGAGGCGTGCCCGCCCGACGTCGGCCCAACCATCGCGGTCAACATGGATCCTTTCAGCCCCGTCGTCTTCGACAACATCTACTACCAAAACCTCAAGAACGGCTTCGGCCTCTTCACCTCCGACCAGGTACTCTACGCAGAAGGGGTGTCAAGGAAGACGGTGGAGGAATTCGCCGAAAGCGAGCCGAGGTTTTTCCAGGCTTTCGTCGAGTCGATGATGAAGGTGGGGAGACTAGGGGTGAAGACCGGCAACGGTGGCGAGATCAGGAGAGACTGCACTGCCTTCAACCACTAA